The following DNA comes from Enterocloster bolteae.
TTTGTCTGACAGGAATCAGTAAGGAGGAAAGCCATGCTGGAAAGATGGAAAAAACAGTTGTTTTCAGAGGACGGGATGAAAGTAGTCAATGTTTTGTTTATTCTTTTGTATCTGGTCAGAAATCCCCTTTTTACCATATGCGCCTATACTGTATGGTTTGTATATTTGGTATATTCTGTCAGGCATACAAAGAGTAAGGGCATGAAGATATTTTATTCTGTATTAAGTATGCTTGCAATGGCAACCGTACTGCTCAATGCTTATTTTACCATCTTATAGCCAGGAGCTATGAGAAAAGAAATAAGAGAACTGGTGAAAAAAACGAATGCCTGAAAGGAATATTTTGTGAAAACATATAAAATTTACCAAGTGGATTCATTTACCAGAGACAGGTTTCATGGTAATCCGGCCGGGGTTGTTCCTGATGCAAAGGGGCTTACCGATGAGCAGATGCTGAGGATTGCAAGAGAATTAAATAATTCGGAAACAGCTTTTATGTTTGAAACAGATTCTCCGGATTATAATATAGAAGTACGTTTTTTTACACCCACAACAGAAGTTCCCATATGCGGCCATGCCACAATAGCGGCCCATTATGTCAGGGCCAAAGAGAGAAATATGGAAGGCGGAACGGTCGTTCAAAAAACAAAAGCAGGAATACTGCCCGTAGAGGTTGTCCGCACCCTAAGTGACTACTCAATCACAATGACCCAGGGAACGCCTGCGGTGTCTGCGCCCTTTGGGGATGCTGTAAGAGAACGGATTGCGGACGCTCTGGGAATTGCTCATGAGGAGCTATGCAGGGAATATCCCGTTGCTGTTGCTTCCACCGGGCATTCCAAGGTTATGGTTCCCCTTTATTCAAATGAGCTGCTTCATGGACTGCGGCCGGATTTGCAGAAGCTGACAAAGATTAGTAAGCAAATTGAATGTAACGGATACTATGTCTTTACACTCAATCCGCAGAATAAAATTTTGGTCCATGGAAGGATGTTTGCTCCGGCTATCGGAATTGCGGAAGACCCTGTAACAGGAAACGCAAACGGTCCCCTGGGCGCATATCTGGTGCATTTTAATATTTTACAGGAGGAAGATGCCCCATGCTTTGACTTTGATATTTTACAGGGAGAAGCGATTAAACGCGATGGAACAATGCACGTTCATGTTGAAAAAGAGCACGGAGCGCCGAAGCTGGTTCAAATTACAGGGAATGCTGTCATTGCTTTTTCAACGGAGATTACTATTTGAGCATATGATGAAGAGCTGAATTTCCTTTTATTTGGTAGATTCAGCTCTGTTTTATTGGGACTATGCGCATAGGGCATTTTTTGCCATGGCATTTATGACTTCTGTGTATCTGTATTTTCCGGTGGGCAGCACAGCGCCTGGTGTGCTGCGATGGTGGCTAACGTATCCCCCAATTGCATGAATATGGAACTGATAAGGGCAATTTCTTCCGGGCTCTTACCTTCTGCAATGCAGCAGGCGAGCGTGGATACAGAAAGGGCAAGTTCGCAGGATTGCAAGACAAATCACCTCCTTGTAGTCATTTGATAGGCCGGCATCCGAAAGGAGAATTCCGGTATGCCTGTTGCATAGGGAGCAATCTCATATTGCTGATAATATATGACAATATATCCGGGCCGCAGAAAGAAATGATTTTGATTGAACTTATTTCTCAGAAGATAGGGGTAATCTTCAAAATAAGAACCAGGGGATTCCTTTAAGCGTTCTGCGATTTGCCGTTCCACAGACGTTTGGAGTCCGTTCAGGGCTGCGGGAGTAAGGGCGGAGATATCGTCCAGATGTAACTGTTTGCCGGTACTGAAATCCCATGTGTCTGAAATCCGTTCCAGTTCCTGATGGGCGCCTCCCATGTAAGTGTAGGTATCCATATAAAGACTTGTAATACAGCCGGAATTATAGGTTATCTGATAATTCATATCCAGGGTATAGCGGTTGAAGGGCGGATGATTGGATGTAATATATCTGGCACTTTCAACCGCCTGAGGGTAGAGGACGGTACGGCAATACTGTTCTGTATTCTCTGCAAGCTGCATATAATAGATGTTTGCTGTTTGGGCAGCTGATAAAACACAGGTGGTTGAGAAGGATGGATAGGCAATATGATAGGTAAATACCGGTATGTTCCCATAAAGCATGGTGTCGTTCAGGATTTTTTCTGTGATTGTCTGCACATTGATTTCCGATTTAAGTAGTTTGTAATAGTATATTCATATAGATTCCTGACATGACAGTGTTAAATGGAAAGCACAGTATGCGCATCGGAATGGTCGTTTTGCATAAACAAGGGCCATGTGGGCAATAAAATCTATAGTGGCTTTACAGACTGAATTTTGGTATAATATAGTAAGTTTATTATAAAAATCTTATGCTCTATAAAAATATGTGAGTTTGGAAACGTAATGGAGGTAGTACGATTGTCTACAAATTATTATATTTTTAACCGGAAAAAACGGGAAGAAATCCAGGAATTTAACAGGTTTTGGGAAGAAATATTTATTCCAGGAATAAAACAGCAGATAGAAGATCATTGCAGTAAGCAGAATGGAGCTTATGTCAACACGGATTTTGGAAATGAAATAATCGGAGAAAAAATATCCGGGATTTCGGGCGCGCCAGGTAAATCCGAGAGCTATGAAACCGTTATAGGTGTGTCTCACTGGAATGGAAAGCGGAACCTGTTCCAATGGGAAGGTTCCTATGTTGAGGAACATATCATCCGTGATGAGTCCAGTCTGGTGGAGTTTTTTAACAGTAAGATGAATCAGCAGCAATACAGTATCGTGGATGAATTTGACAAAGAGTATACACTTGAGGCGTTCTTAAATGCCATAAAATATGGAGGGGATGAATCAGTTTCCTGATGATATAAATCATATGTTTTGCATTTATGCGGATACGTGAAAGGCGGGTCCGCATTTTATCATTTCAGGCACGGAAACCAGGCAGGAAATTTGATTGGTGAAATAATACGCAGAAACAAATATCAGAAAACAAATGTTCGGATTCTGTTTGACAATATCAGCTGTGTTTGGTATACTTTGTGTATCGAACAAATGTTTGGAGGCGCGTGATGTCAATAAGCAGAAACTATGCAGTCAGATGTCCTGAATGTGGTTGTATCATACCATTTGAATTATATGACAGTATTACATCATCCTTGGATCCGGGGCTTAGGCAGCAGATTCTGGACGGTCAGTTTGAAACAGTAGTATGCCCTGATTGCAGGGCTGTGTCATACATACAGTATGATATTTTATATCACGATCCTGCCAGAAGGTTTATGGTATGTGTGGGAACGGATTATTCGGATGTGTTTCAGCAGTCTGATTGTCCGAAAGATTACAAGCTGAGATATGTGGATGATTATAAGCAGCTGGCCGAGAAGATACGGATTTTTGAGGCAGGGCTGAATGATAGAATTATGGAAATAACAAAGGAGTCCATGCGCCATATGGCAAAGAGAAACCTGGAGTTATACTATGCAGGCAGCAGGAGAAA
Coding sequences within:
- a CDS encoding PhzF family isomerase, producing the protein MKTYKIYQVDSFTRDRFHGNPAGVVPDAKGLTDEQMLRIARELNNSETAFMFETDSPDYNIEVRFFTPTTEVPICGHATIAAHYVRAKERNMEGGTVVQKTKAGILPVEVVRTLSDYSITMTQGTPAVSAPFGDAVRERIADALGIAHEELCREYPVAVASTGHSKVMVPLYSNELLHGLRPDLQKLTKISKQIECNGYYVFTLNPQNKILVHGRMFAPAIGIAEDPVTGNANGPLGAYLVHFNILQEEDAPCFDFDILQGEAIKRDGTMHVHVEKEHGAPKLVQITGNAVIAFSTEITI
- a CDS encoding DUF6774 domain-containing protein; translation: MQSCELALSVSTLACCIAEGKSPEEIALISSIFMQLGDTLATIAAHQALCCPPENTDTQKS
- a CDS encoding DUF3298 and DUF4163 domain-containing protein encodes the protein MQTITEKILNDTMLYGNIPVFTYHIAYPSFSTTCVLSAAQTANIYYMQLAENTEQYCRTVLYPQAVESARYITSNHPPFNRYTLDMNYQITYNSGCITSLYMDTYTYMGGAHQELERISDTWDFSTGKQLHLDDISALTPAALNGLQTSVERQIAERLKESPGSYFEDYPYLLRNKFNQNHFFLRPGYIVIYYQQYEIAPYATGIPEFSFRMPAYQMTTRR
- a CDS encoding CpXC domain-containing protein; the protein is MSISRNYAVRCPECGCIIPFELYDSITSSLDPGLRQQILDGQFETVVCPDCRAVSYIQYDILYHDPARRFMVCVGTDYSDVFQQSDCPKDYKLRYVDDYKQLAEKIRIFEAGLNDRIMEITKESMRHMAKRNLELYYAGSRRKLMYFIVPGHERYVAVSQGLYTLAGKYYDKIPVEKEFGFLRINRKYAEALKTVAV